One Ahaetulla prasina isolate Xishuangbanna chromosome 10, ASM2864084v1, whole genome shotgun sequence genomic region harbors:
- the ZNF683 gene encoding tissue-resident T-cell transcription regulator protein ZNF683, with product MMEQQPKLRFCSPYGSWTDRRMKEVIRIPWREFAFQEPCTYVAKDQFYGPYSMHPPAQISLPVNLDFKHDSNNKIKAVISKEYIPEGTYFGPLIGKIYSRENIPNHVDRKHFWKVFSAEGKLHHFVDVSDPFFSNWMCYVNPAPTYHAQNLVACQHNLEIFFYTTTPILAGMELLVCPTHGETGLLRDLYPRELTPEPECLNLKNLPTEPSFEVPSHPPQIDSKDKKKCRVITMKDKREDEEENVEQDVPSRKITGHKNIKPMTDDFHRVGKQPMKSSCTESMFEFAEEMLGLPGERNMGRENQWHHGFSPCNSMNSSQMEHNIWNKYSPCSECHYMGKMPNTYCRICSTTTAHYPKSEMVSQDLSFPSGPSLTNSRKIKSQSLSSRDMMEKQPLYPRIYHDVYLPILTQVKYNAKKSPNLFSFYAGTFSLLGCNYENPTLFHGLRSQQLQAASPTLCQHEPVNLSTPKNYSSMSKEGNKSKSYPLNRKNGKIRYECNVCAKNFGQLSNLKVHLRVHSGEKPFQCQICKKRFTQLAHLQKHNLVHSGKKPHQCLVCYKHFNSINKFQTHLRQHLGEKPCGYWLCPFIQLLDEHPNLNQCPAGIRGYIHPSSYCQ from the exons ATGATGGAACAGCAACCCAAACTAAG GTTCTGCTCTCCATATGGTAGCTGGACTGACAGAAGAATGAAGGAGGTAATCAGGATTCCCTGGAGGGAGTTTGCATTTCAGGAGCCATGCACCTATGTTGCGAAGGACCAGTTTTATGGGCCATACTCCATGCATCCCCCAGCTCAAATTTCTTTACCCGTCAATCTGGACTTCAAGCATGACAGCAACAACAAG ataaaAGCTGTGATCAGCAAAGAGTACATTCCTGAAGGTACATACTTTGGTCCACTGATTGGGAAGATCTACTCCAGAGAAAATATTCCCAATCATGTAGACCGGAAACACTTTTGGAAG GTTTTTTCTGCAGAAGGAAAACTTCACCACTTTGTTGATGTGAGTGACCCTTTTTTCAGTAACTGGATGTGTTATGTGAATCCAGCTCCCACCTATCATGCTCAGAACCTGGTGGCCTGCCAGCACAACCTGGAGATCTTTTTCTATACTACAACTCCCATCTTAGCAGGGATGGAACTTTTGGTTTGTCCTACTCACGGGGAAACTGGGCTTTTACGGGACTTGTATCCAAGGGAACTTACACCTGAGCCAG AATGTCTAAACTTGAAAAATCTTCCAACAGAACCTTCATTTGAGGTGCCCTCTCATCCACCGCAGATTGACTCGAAAGATAAGAAAAAGTGCAGAGTAATCACCATGAAAGACAAaagggaagatgaagaagaaaatgttgaacaGGATGTGCCATCAAGGAAGATAACAGGCCACAAAAACATAAAACCTATGACAGATGACTTTCACAGAGTTGGAAAACAGCCTATGAAGAGTTCCTGCACAGAATCCATGTTTGAATTTGCAGAAGAGATGCTTGGTCTCCCGGGAGAGAGAAATATGGGAAGAGAAAATCAGTGGCATCATGGATTTAGTCCATGCAACTCAATGAATTCATCACAGATGGAACATAATATTTGGAACAAGTATTCACCCTGTTCAGAATGTCATTACATGGGCAAAATGCCCAACACCTATTGTCGTATCTGCAGCACCACTACTGCCCATTACCCTAAATCTGAAATGGTGTCTCAGGATCTCAGCTTCCCATCAGGTCCATCACTAACCAATTCAAGGAAGATTAAATCTCAAAGTTTATCTTCCCGGGATATGATGGAGAAACAACCTCTATATCCCAGGATATATCATGATGTCTATCTTCCCATCTTGACTCAAGTAAAATACAATGCTAAAAAATCTCCAAATCTGTTCTCTTTCTATGCTGGAACATTTTCACTTCTGGGCTGTAATTATGAGAATCCAACCCTTTTTCATGGCTTGAGAAGTCAACAGTTGCAAGCTGCTTCTCCAACTTTGTGTCAGCATGAGCCTGTGAACCTCAGTACTCCCAAAAACTATTCCTCAATGTCAAAAGAAGGCAACAAATCCAAGTCATACCCCCTGAACAGGAAGAATGGCAAAATTAGATATGAGTGCAATGTCTGTGCTAAAAACTTTGGGCAGCTTTCCAATCTGAAG GTTCATCTGAGAGTACATAGTGGTGAGAAACCTTTTCAGTGTCAGATCTGTAAAAAACGATTCACCCAGTTGGCTCATCTGCAGAAACATAATCTGGTGCATTCAGGCAAGAAACCACATCAATGCCTG GTCTGCTACAAACATTTCAACAGTATCAACAAATTCCAAACCCACCTACGGCAGCACTTGGGGGAGAAGCCCTGTGGGTATTGGCTTTGTCCATTCATCCAGCTTCTTGATGAACACCCAAACCTGAACCAATGCCCTGCCGGTATCAGAGGCTACATCCACCCATCCAGCTACTGCCAGTAA